A genomic segment from Leptolyngbya boryana PCC 6306 encodes:
- a CDS encoding class I SAM-dependent methyltransferase produces the protein MSPLWLETTNDLSSSVQNQPAKAYLNLGCGYRVHSAWINVDFAATSEGVIAHNLIQGIPFPDASFDVVYHSHVLEHFSRSSAITFLQECYRVLRPQGVIRVVVPDLEQITRTYLQALEQSIAGNSEWNPRYDWMLLELLDQVARHQSGGEMYSHLAQSKLKDPEFIVQRCGTEIKNLIESRATSPQVTPPVSRTRRILRQVYRFLNHASSRREAVLKFILGSEYTALQIGRFRQSGEVHQWMYDRHSLDRLLQHSGFSSIVQRSATESYIPDWCSYQLDTEHDGSVYKPDSLFMEAIKLA, from the coding sequence ATGTCTCCACTCTGGCTTGAGACGACAAACGATCTGAGTTCGTCGGTTCAAAATCAACCTGCCAAGGCTTATCTTAATCTTGGTTGTGGCTATCGAGTTCATTCTGCCTGGATCAATGTTGATTTTGCTGCAACTTCTGAAGGAGTAATCGCTCACAACTTAATCCAGGGAATTCCGTTTCCAGATGCTTCGTTTGATGTGGTGTATCATTCACACGTCTTAGAGCATTTTTCGCGATCGAGCGCGATCACATTCCTCCAAGAGTGTTACCGTGTTTTGCGTCCACAAGGCGTGATTCGAGTCGTGGTTCCCGATTTAGAGCAAATTACGCGAACCTATCTACAGGCGCTAGAACAATCAATCGCTGGAAACTCAGAGTGGAACCCTCGCTATGATTGGATGCTGCTGGAACTGTTGGATCAAGTTGCACGACACCAGTCCGGGGGAGAAATGTACTCGCATCTTGCTCAGTCTAAGCTAAAAGATCCAGAATTTATCGTGCAGCGCTGTGGAACTGAGATCAAAAACTTGATCGAATCTCGAGCTACATCGCCTCAAGTTACGCCCCCAGTTTCACGAACTAGACGAATTTTGAGGCAAGTATATCGGTTTTTGAACCATGCTTCTAGTCGCCGAGAAGCAGTCCTAAAATTTATTTTGGGTTCGGAGTATACTGCACTTCAAATCGGGCGGTTTCGGCAGAGTGGAGAAGTACATCAATGGATGTACGATCGCCATTCGCTCGATCGACTGCTTCAGCACAGTGGATTTAGCTCGATCGTTCAACGCAGTGCAACCGAAAGCTATATCCCAGACTGGTGCAGCTATCAACTAGACACAGAGCACGATGGCAGTGTGTATAAGCCTGACTCTCTTTTTATGGAAGCTATTAAACTCGCATGA
- a CDS encoding polysialyltransferase family glycosyltransferase — MKRIITCQGSVQFVTALSALMKREQEQSGESYENYLVIYDLYAPGGQNEQFAAFLKTMAASVYEWNQVTYITPEQFNTIAQQLDSSSPKAIFQVVYEWVGTTVADEIYLCRNWQFGSQLLINAYQTATKICYGDSIGIYFSETSAIVGYGANSSSMPRTVPPLPIRIRLWAAVEWHRWKERLGFKTVLKDIPFDVGYFVLPNIMGEEPPMPYTLVDRGHLLSVFQQFSNLLHAEWVEQLRSSLAERSIVILLTSNFSEAGRLSSDQEIQAYRKLLLSQTIDPDAVLIIKPHPRDDTAKIQNLKIALSDVFSQIITLTNPELFFLPFEVFFQTVLHRDQFNTEIRVIAVSSACLSLKLLFETPSTIGFGDAVVRMFFKLDQIDDRLEVERMLRKALCHIKA, encoded by the coding sequence ATGAAGCGAATCATTACTTGCCAAGGAAGTGTTCAGTTTGTGACAGCGCTGTCAGCCTTGATGAAGCGGGAGCAAGAGCAATCTGGTGAATCTTATGAAAATTATCTTGTAATCTATGACCTTTATGCACCGGGAGGGCAAAACGAGCAATTTGCAGCCTTTCTAAAAACGATGGCAGCTTCGGTCTATGAATGGAATCAGGTTACTTATATCACACCAGAACAGTTCAATACGATCGCGCAACAACTAGACTCTTCTTCGCCTAAAGCCATCTTTCAAGTCGTATATGAATGGGTTGGAACTACGGTTGCCGATGAAATTTATCTCTGTCGGAATTGGCAGTTTGGCAGCCAGTTGTTGATTAATGCGTATCAGACTGCAACTAAGATTTGTTATGGCGATAGTATTGGCATCTATTTTTCTGAGACTTCTGCGATCGTCGGTTACGGTGCGAACTCGTCTTCGATGCCTCGGACTGTTCCACCATTGCCAATTCGGATCAGACTTTGGGCTGCAGTAGAATGGCATCGGTGGAAAGAAAGACTTGGCTTTAAAACGGTGTTAAAAGACATTCCGTTTGATGTTGGCTACTTTGTCTTACCCAACATTATGGGCGAAGAGCCGCCAATGCCTTACACGTTAGTCGATCGTGGTCATTTATTATCTGTATTTCAGCAGTTCTCAAATTTACTTCATGCAGAATGGGTTGAACAATTACGATCGAGCTTGGCAGAAAGGTCGATTGTGATTCTCTTGACCTCGAATTTCTCAGAAGCAGGTCGGCTCTCTTCGGATCAAGAGATCCAAGCTTATCGAAAACTCTTACTTAGTCAAACGATCGATCCGGATGCAGTGTTAATTATCAAGCCACATCCTAGAGACGATACAGCAAAGATTCAGAACTTAAAGATCGCACTCTCGGATGTGTTTAGCCAGATTATTACACTCACGAATCCAGAGCTATTTTTCTTGCCGTTTGAAGTCTTTTTCCAGACCGTTTTGCATCGCGATCAGTTTAATACAGAGATCCGAGTGATTGCGGTCAGTTCTGCTTGTTTATCATTGAAGTTGCTCTTTGAAACGCCAAGTACGATCGGGTTTGGAGATGCAGTTGTGCGGATGTTCTTTAAACTGGATCAGATTGACGATCGACTTGAAGTAGAGCGAATGTTAAGAAAAGCACTGTGTCATATCAAGGCATAG
- a CDS encoding KdsC family phosphatase codes for MPHLSLSELQARLATIRLLVLDVDGVMTDGGLYYTETGEELKKFNVKDGLGIQLAMKAGIEVAIVSAGSSKATLYRAKRLGIPHLFTRVEDKRFTVKFLCEQLGLSFEQVAYMGDDLVDLPAMQAVGCPITVADAVSEIREISLYVTERSGGEGAVREICDVLVRAVIGAVEQ; via the coding sequence ATGCCGCATCTGTCACTTTCAGAATTACAAGCCCGTCTTGCCACAATCCGACTCTTAGTTCTAGATGTTGATGGAGTCATGACTGATGGGGGACTGTACTACACCGAGACAGGCGAAGAACTCAAGAAGTTTAATGTCAAAGATGGGTTGGGGATTCAGTTAGCGATGAAAGCGGGGATCGAAGTCGCGATCGTGTCTGCCGGGTCTTCTAAGGCTACACTCTATCGGGCGAAACGGTTGGGGATTCCGCATCTCTTCACGCGCGTCGAGGATAAGCGATTCACGGTGAAATTCTTGTGTGAGCAGCTTGGGCTTTCATTTGAGCAGGTGGCATATATGGGCGATGATTTAGTCGATTTGCCTGCGATGCAAGCGGTGGGCTGTCCAATTACAGTTGCAGATGCGGTGTCGGAAATTCGAGAGATCTCGCTTTATGTCACTGAAAGAAGCGGCGGAGAAGGTGCAGTACGCGAAATCTGTGATGTTTTAGTCCGGGCAGTGATTGGAGCAGTTGAACAATGA